In Rhinopithecus roxellana isolate Shanxi Qingling chromosome 4, ASM756505v1, whole genome shotgun sequence, a single genomic region encodes these proteins:
- the GPX5 gene encoding epididymal secretory glutathione peroxidase isoform X2 produces MTTQLRVVHLLPLLLACFVQTSPKQEKMKMDCHKDEKGTIYDYEAIALNENEYVPFKQYVGKHILFVNVATYCGLTAQYPGMSVQGEDLYLISSFLRKGM; encoded by the exons ATGACTACACAGTTAAGGGTCGTCcatctgcttccccttctcctaGCCTGCTTTGTGCAAACAAGTCCCAAGCAGGAGAAGATGAAG aTGGATtgtcacaaagatgagaaaggcaCCATCTATGACTATGAGGCCATCGCACTTAATGAGAACGAATACGTTCCCTTCAAGCAGTATGTGGGCAAGCACATCCTCTTCGTCAACGTGGCCACCTACTGTGGTCTGACAGCGCAATATCCTG GTATGTCCGTCCAGGGGGAGGATTTGTACCTAATTTCCAGCTTTTTGAGAAAGGGGATGTGA
- the GPX5 gene encoding epididymal secretory glutathione peroxidase isoform X1 has product MIGLWGLGLSPCQDTKRLRRWARTSGPQTSNLQTLVMTTQLRVVHLLPLLLACFVQTSPKQEKMKMDCHKDEKGTIYDYEAIALNENEYVPFKQYVGKHILFVNVATYCGLTAQYPELNALQEELKPYGLVVLGFPCNQFGKQEPGDNKEILPGLKYVRPGGGFVPNFQLFEKGDVNGEKEQKVFSFLKHSCPHPSEILGTFKSISWDPVKVHDIRWNFEKFLVGPDGIPVMRWSHQATVSSVKTDILAYLKQFKTK; this is encoded by the exons ATGATTGGCCTGTGGGGGCTTGGGCTAAGTCCCTGCCAAGATACCAAAAGACTGCGGAGGTGGGCAAGGACCTCAGGCCCCCAGACTAGCAATCTACAAACACTAGTCATGACTACACAGTTAAGGGTCGTCcatctgcttccccttctcctaGCCTGCTTTGTGCAAACAAGTCCCAAGCAGGAGAAGATGAAG aTGGATtgtcacaaagatgagaaaggcaCCATCTATGACTATGAGGCCATCGCACTTAATGAGAACGAATACGTTCCCTTCAAGCAGTATGTGGGCAAGCACATCCTCTTCGTCAACGTGGCCACCTACTGTGGTCTGACAGCGCAATATCCTG AACTAAATGCACTCCAGGAGGAGCTGAAGCCCTATGGTCTAGTTGTGCTGGGCTTTCCCTGCAACCAATTTGGAAAGCAAGAACCAGGAGATAACAAAGAGattcttcctgggctcaa GTATGTCCGTCCAGGGGGAGGATTTGTACCTAATTTCCAGCTTTTTGAGAAAGGGGATGTGAAtggtgaaaaagaacagaaagtctTCAGCTTCTTGAAG CACTCCTGTCCTCATCCCTCTGAGATTTTGGGCACATTCAAATCTATATCCTGGGACCCTGTAAAGGTCCATGACATTCGCTGGAACTTTGAAAAGTTCCTGGTGGGGCCTGATGGAATCCCTGTCATGCGCTGGTCCCACCAGGCTACGGTCAGCTCAGTCAAGACAGACATCCTGGCATACTTGAAGCAATTCAAAACCAAATAG